The Leptodactylus fuscus isolate aLepFus1 chromosome 3, aLepFus1.hap2, whole genome shotgun sequence genome has a segment encoding these proteins:
- the PNRC1 gene encoding proline-rich nuclear receptor coactivator 1: MAEPEGGGGRRRGTSVSRARSCGRRKRRKNKVRSTPFPTRLHHHSQLQSRAGENGSRSPSPGPGEAQPARAAQYRQFRREVLRTRAKTDKKIVKSEKNNTSHSPAALRCEQRSLHKPQNKCKIQSIKSTSPKKTERLHTDSELTHRSVLKAEKKPFADAENVQNIKMKKGYVRDEIEKEINYAGAKFSDPPSPSVLPKPPSHWMGINGQQPDQCKELMTYHLKALLKVQL, translated from the exons ATGGCCGAACCCGAAGGAGGCGGCGGACGGAGGCGGGGGACGAGTGTGAGCAGAGCCAGGAGCTGCGGCCgcaggaaaagaagaaaaaataaagtcCGTTCGACCCCGTTCCCCACCCGACTACATCATCATAGCCAGCTGCAGAGCAGAGCAGGAGAGAATGGAAGCAGGAGCCCCAGCCCGGGCCCGGGGGAAGCGCAGCCTGCCAGAGCGGCGCAGTACAGGCAGTTCCGGAGAGAA GTGTTAAGAACCAGAGCGAAGACGGACAAGAAGATTGTTAAATCTGAAAAGAACAATACCTCCCACAGCCCGGCAGCACTCCGGTGTGAACAACGTAGTCTCCACAAACcacaaaataaatgtaaaattcaGTCTATTAAAAGCACTTCCCCCAAAAAGACTGAAAGGCTTCATACTGACTCTGAGCTCACACATAGATCTGTTCTAAAAGCTGAGAAGAAGCCGTTCGCAGATGCTGAAAATGTCCAGAATATCAAAATGAAAAAAGGCTATGTGCGGGATGAAATTGAAAAAGAGATAAACTATGCAGGAGCAAAGTTTAGTGATCCACCGTCCCCAAGTGTGCTTCCGAAGCCTCCGAGCCACTGGATGGGGATAAATGGTCAGCAGCCTGACCAGTGTAAGGAGCTAATGACATATCACCTGAAAGCCCTATTGAAAGTCCAGCTATAG